From a region of the Gordonia sp. PP30 genome:
- a CDS encoding SDR family NAD(P)-dependent oxidoreductase, with product MGTIVVFGGRSEIGVATAARLAAGKKVILAARRPDDLAAECEALRAAGATGVSTVAFDADDVASHPALVRSLADTYGPIEIAIVAFGILGDARRAETDVQHALAIAHTDYYAQISVITLLVNALRAQPGDSTVIVFSSVAGVRVRRANYVYGSTKAGLDGFASGLADALSGSNVHVLLARPGFVIGNMTAELMATGVEPAPMSVTAGQVADAVATAYRKGRGEVWIPGRLRPVFFVMRLLPRAIWRRLPR from the coding sequence GTGGGAACGATCGTGGTGTTCGGCGGGCGCAGTGAGATCGGGGTGGCCACCGCGGCGCGCCTCGCTGCGGGCAAGAAGGTGATCCTGGCCGCGCGCCGGCCCGACGACCTCGCCGCCGAGTGCGAGGCGCTGCGGGCCGCCGGTGCGACCGGGGTGAGCACCGTCGCGTTCGACGCCGACGACGTGGCCTCGCACCCGGCGCTGGTGCGCTCCCTGGCGGACACGTACGGACCGATCGAGATCGCGATCGTGGCCTTCGGGATCCTCGGCGACGCCCGGCGCGCCGAGACCGACGTCCAGCACGCGCTGGCGATCGCCCACACCGACTACTACGCGCAGATCAGCGTCATCACGCTGCTGGTCAACGCACTGCGCGCGCAGCCCGGGGACTCCACGGTGATCGTCTTCTCCTCGGTGGCCGGGGTGCGGGTACGACGCGCCAACTACGTCTACGGCTCCACCAAGGCCGGGCTCGATGGCTTCGCGAGCGGCCTCGCCGACGCGTTGTCCGGCAGCAACGTGCACGTCCTGCTGGCCCGCCCGGGCTTCGTGATCGGGAACATGACCGCCGAGCTGATGGCGACGGGCGTCGAACCCGCGCCGATGTCGGTCACCGCCGGCCAGGTGGCGGACGCCGTCGCCACCGCCTACCGCAAGGGCCGCGGCGAGGTCTGGATCCCGGGGCGGCTGCGGCCGGTCTTCTTCGTCATGCGGCTGCTGCCGCGCGCGATCTGGCGGAGGCTGCCGCGATGA
- the cobM gene encoding precorrin-4 C(11)-methyltransferase — MTVYFIGAGPGAADLITVRGARLLARCGTCLYAGSLVPAELLDLLPAGAVTVDTARMPLDQIVAHLADADAAGHDVARLHSGDLSIYSALTEQQRRLRELGIAYELVPGVPAFAAAAAALDTELTVPGVGQSLLITRVSTLSTDMPPGEDLASLARSGVTLALHLAAHRAEAIVDTLTPHYGADCPTATVAFASRDDEQVVRAPLSGLAAALADAGITKTAVIFVGRVLDPASSDITDSYLYSHARMSKLRRDA, encoded by the coding sequence GTGACCGTGTACTTCATCGGCGCCGGGCCCGGCGCGGCGGATCTGATCACCGTGCGCGGCGCACGCCTGCTCGCGCGCTGCGGGACCTGCCTGTATGCGGGCTCGCTGGTTCCGGCCGAGCTCCTGGACCTGCTGCCCGCGGGAGCGGTCACCGTCGACACCGCGCGGATGCCGCTCGACCAGATCGTCGCGCACCTGGCCGACGCCGATGCCGCCGGACACGACGTCGCCCGACTGCACTCCGGGGATCTCTCGATCTACTCCGCGCTCACCGAGCAGCAGCGACGGCTCCGCGAACTCGGCATCGCGTACGAGCTGGTGCCGGGCGTGCCGGCGTTCGCCGCCGCCGCGGCGGCTCTCGACACCGAACTCACGGTGCCGGGTGTCGGGCAGAGCCTGCTGATCACCCGGGTGTCGACGCTCTCCACCGACATGCCGCCGGGGGAGGACCTCGCCTCCCTCGCGCGCAGCGGCGTCACGCTGGCCCTGCACCTCGCGGCCCATCGCGCCGAGGCGATCGTCGACACGCTCACCCCGCACTACGGTGCTGATTGCCCAACGGCCACAGTCGCTTTCGCCTCGCGCGACGACGAGCAGGTGGTGCGGGCGCCACTGTCGGGGCTGGCCGCGGCGCTGGCGGACGCGGGCATCACCAAGACCGCGGTGATCTTCGTCGGCCGCGTCCTCGACCCGGCGTCGTCGGACATCACCGACAGCTACCTCTACTCCCACGCCCGCATGAGCAAACTCCGCCGCGATGCGTGA
- a CDS encoding precorrin-8X methylmutase yields the protein MSDYLRDGAAIYRQSFATIRAESDLSRFPADLEPVVVRMIHASGQTDLTDDVVASPGVVAAARAALAAGGPILCDANMVASGITRKRLPADNPVRCHLGEPGLADLAARMGTTRTAAALEFWRDDLARSVVAIGNAPTALFALLDLIDDGWPRPAAIIGAPVGFVGAAESCAALAARTDLEFLTVTGRRGGSAITAAAINALASPAE from the coding sequence ATGAGCGACTATCTGCGAGACGGGGCGGCCATCTACCGCCAGTCCTTTGCCACCATCCGGGCCGAGTCCGACCTATCGCGGTTTCCCGCCGACCTGGAACCGGTGGTCGTGCGGATGATCCACGCCAGCGGCCAGACCGATCTCACCGATGACGTGGTCGCCTCACCGGGCGTCGTCGCCGCGGCGCGGGCCGCGCTCGCCGCGGGCGGACCGATCCTGTGCGACGCGAACATGGTGGCCTCCGGCATCACCCGGAAACGACTGCCCGCCGACAACCCGGTGCGCTGCCATCTGGGCGAGCCCGGCCTGGCCGATCTCGCCGCACGCATGGGCACGACGAGAACCGCTGCGGCGCTGGAGTTCTGGCGCGACGACCTGGCGCGCTCGGTGGTCGCGATCGGCAACGCCCCCACCGCTCTCTTCGCACTGCTCGACCTGATCGACGACGGCTGGCCGCGTCCCGCCGCGATCATCGGCGCCCCGGTCGGCTTCGTCGGCGCCGCCGAGTCGTGCGCGGCGCTGGCCGCCCGCACCGACCTGGAATTCCTCACCGTGACCGGGCGCCGCGGCGGCTCGGCGATCACCGCGGCCGCGATCAACGCGCTCGCCAGCCCGGCGGAGTGA
- a CDS encoding cobalt-precorrin-6A reductase yields the protein MLILGGTAEARALAKSLVAQDIPVISSLAGRVQNPRLPLGEVRIGGFGGVDGLANWLRANHIRAVVDATHPFAARITANAVAAGERTGTPLLRLARPEWTPGPGDRWTRVPDIAAAARVVADRGGRVFLTTGRQDAHAFAAVDGAWFLIRVVDPPSGPLPPHHEILAARGPYGLDDERALLAGHAITLLVTKNSGGELTRAKLTAAAEAGLEVVMVDRPAEPVGLERRDSVAAVLDWLVTAD from the coding sequence GTGCTCATTCTCGGTGGCACAGCCGAAGCGCGCGCCCTGGCGAAGTCTCTGGTGGCACAAGACATCCCGGTGATCAGCTCGCTGGCCGGACGAGTCCAGAACCCACGACTCCCGCTCGGCGAGGTCCGGATCGGCGGCTTCGGCGGCGTCGACGGTCTCGCGAACTGGTTGCGCGCCAACCACATCCGCGCCGTCGTCGACGCCACCCACCCTTTCGCGGCGCGGATCACCGCCAACGCCGTCGCAGCCGGTGAGCGCACCGGCACGCCGCTACTCCGGCTGGCCCGCCCGGAGTGGACGCCCGGCCCCGGTGACCGCTGGACCCGCGTCCCCGACATCGCCGCGGCGGCCCGTGTCGTCGCCGACCGCGGCGGCCGCGTGTTCCTGACGACCGGCAGACAGGACGCTCACGCGTTCGCGGCGGTCGACGGCGCGTGGTTCCTGATCCGCGTCGTCGACCCGCCGTCCGGCCCGCTGCCCCCGCACCATGAGATCCTGGCCGCGCGCGGCCCCTATGGCCTGGACGACGAGCGCGCCCTACTCGCCGGCCACGCGATCACGCTCCTGGTCACCAAGAACAGCGGGGGAGAACTCACCCGGGCCAAGCTGACCGCCGCCGCCGAGGCCGGCCTCGAGGTCGTGATGGTCGACCGGCCGGCCGAACCGGTGGGGCTCGAGCGCCGCGATTCCGTCGCCGCGGTGCTGGACTGGCTGGTCACTGCCGACTGA
- a CDS encoding TIGR03618 family F420-dependent PPOX class oxidoreductase: MARTVDDLSPEAHTLLHDYHLASLTTLRADGTPHVVAVGLTFDGATGTARIITFDGSQKVRNAERGGYAALTHVDGPRWLTLEGPARVRREPEQVRDAERRYAERYREPRPNPRRVVIEVDVARVLGSAGMFTAG, translated from the coding sequence ATGGCGCGCACCGTTGACGATCTGAGCCCCGAAGCCCACACCCTCCTGCACGACTACCACCTCGCCTCGCTCACCACGCTGCGCGCCGACGGCACCCCGCACGTGGTGGCGGTCGGCCTCACATTCGACGGCGCGACCGGGACGGCGCGGATCATCACGTTCGACGGCAGCCAGAAGGTGCGCAACGCCGAGCGCGGCGGGTACGCGGCACTGACGCACGTCGACGGTCCCCGGTGGCTCACCCTGGAGGGGCCGGCGCGGGTCCGGCGCGAGCCGGAGCAGGTGCGCGACGCCGAGCGCCGGTACGCGGAGCGTTACCGAGAGCCGAGGCCGAATCCGAGACGCGTGGTGATCGAGGTCGACGTGGCCCGGGTGCTCGGCTCGGCGGGGATGTTCACAGCCGGGTGA
- a CDS encoding 5'-3' exonuclease has translation MLLDGASLWFRSFYALPEKMTSPDGRPVNAVRGFLDTIAALVTAHQPTRLVVCLDLDWRPAFRTDLIPSYKAHRVAEGGDGLAEEVPDTLTPQVDMILDVLRCAGLETGGAAGCEADDVIGTLTFGEAVDDVLVVSGDRDLLQVVADDPVAVRVLYVGRGLAKAELMGPEELAGKYALPVARAGAAYAEMAILRGDPSDGLPGVKGIGDKTAAKLITQFGSLDALESAARQGDMPISPRIAGALDDAADYLGAARTVVAVRTDAPVAFGRGDDLLPAAPEDAAGLDALVAELGIDASVGRLSAALGWA, from the coding sequence ATGCTGCTCGACGGTGCGAGCCTGTGGTTCCGCTCCTTCTACGCGCTCCCGGAGAAGATGACCTCCCCCGACGGACGGCCGGTCAACGCGGTGCGCGGCTTTCTCGACACCATCGCCGCACTGGTGACGGCGCACCAGCCGACGCGCCTGGTGGTGTGTCTCGACCTGGACTGGCGCCCGGCGTTCCGGACCGACCTGATCCCGTCGTACAAGGCGCACCGGGTCGCGGAGGGCGGAGACGGGCTCGCCGAGGAGGTGCCCGACACGCTGACGCCGCAGGTCGACATGATCCTCGACGTGCTGCGCTGCGCGGGTCTGGAGACCGGCGGTGCGGCCGGCTGCGAGGCCGACGACGTGATCGGCACTCTCACGTTCGGCGAGGCGGTCGACGACGTGCTGGTCGTGAGCGGCGACCGCGACCTGTTGCAGGTGGTGGCCGACGACCCGGTCGCCGTGCGTGTCCTGTACGTCGGCCGGGGCCTGGCGAAAGCCGAACTGATGGGCCCGGAGGAACTGGCCGGCAAATACGCGCTGCCGGTCGCGCGTGCCGGGGCGGCGTACGCCGAGATGGCGATTCTGCGCGGCGACCCGTCCGACGGGCTGCCCGGGGTGAAGGGCATCGGCGACAAGACCGCGGCGAAGCTCATCACCCAGTTCGGGTCACTCGACGCACTGGAATCCGCTGCGCGGCAAGGTGATATGCCGATCTCTCCGCGTATCGCCGGTGCCCTCGACGACGCCGCGGACTACCTGGGCGCGGCGCGCACCGTGGTCGCGGTGCGCACCGACGCGCCCGTCGCCTTCGGCCGCGGCGACGACCTGCTGCCCGCCGCACCCGAGGACGCCGCCGGCCTGGACGCGCTGGTCGCCGAGTTGGGCATCGACGCCAGCGTCGGGCGGCTGTCGGCGGCCCTCGGCTGGGCCTGA
- a CDS encoding precorrin-3B synthase, whose product MSRPADRCPGVFATHAAADGHIARLRLSGGRILPDRLEALATAAERFGDGHLELTGRANVQVRGIAEADVPAFAEAMVAAGLAGSAAHDRVRNIVVSPFTGRLGGTGELWAVADRLSAALADADETTALSGRFWFGLDDGRGDVLRRTPDVVGVWDGADGAELVVAGRRTGRVVPLAGAAEAMLDVARQFLACRDDEWRIADLPEQARESLHRDLAAWGASGAAPVSGDSVPGPRVGWFGQDDGRVLLGTVTPFGRLSARQAQFAAAIGSTLIVTPDRELLITDLTEGVAETVVRVLAPMGFVFDAASPWTRASACTGSPGCARSGADVRRLLADRIEAGAGFDEPEHWVGCPRRCGSPPGATVRVLGGQ is encoded by the coding sequence GTGAGCAGACCCGCCGACCGTTGCCCCGGGGTCTTCGCGACGCACGCGGCGGCCGACGGCCACATCGCCCGGCTCCGGCTCTCCGGCGGCCGCATTCTGCCGGATCGACTCGAAGCCCTGGCCACGGCGGCCGAGCGGTTCGGCGACGGACACCTCGAACTCACCGGCCGTGCGAACGTGCAGGTCCGCGGTATCGCCGAGGCGGATGTCCCGGCCTTCGCCGAGGCGATGGTCGCCGCCGGTCTGGCCGGCAGCGCCGCCCACGACAGGGTGCGCAACATCGTCGTCTCCCCGTTCACCGGCCGTCTCGGCGGGACCGGCGAACTCTGGGCCGTGGCCGACCGCCTGTCCGCGGCGCTCGCCGACGCGGACGAGACCACCGCACTCTCCGGACGCTTCTGGTTCGGCCTCGACGACGGCCGCGGCGACGTCCTGCGCCGCACCCCGGACGTCGTCGGCGTCTGGGACGGCGCCGACGGCGCCGAGTTGGTGGTCGCCGGGCGACGAACCGGCCGCGTCGTACCGCTGGCGGGCGCCGCCGAGGCGATGCTCGACGTCGCCCGGCAGTTCCTGGCCTGCCGCGACGACGAGTGGCGGATCGCCGACCTGCCGGAACAGGCGCGGGAATCGCTGCACCGCGATCTCGCCGCCTGGGGCGCCTCGGGCGCGGCCCCGGTGTCCGGCGACTCGGTACCCGGGCCGCGCGTCGGCTGGTTCGGCCAGGACGACGGCCGGGTACTGCTCGGAACGGTGACCCCGTTCGGCCGGCTGTCGGCGCGCCAGGCCCAGTTCGCCGCGGCCATCGGTTCCACGCTCATCGTCACGCCCGACCGCGAACTGCTGATCACCGACCTCACCGAGGGAGTGGCCGAGACCGTCGTCCGGGTCCTGGCACCGATGGGTTTCGTGTTCGACGCGGCCTCACCGTGGACCCGGGCCAGTGCCTGCACCGGTTCGCCCGGCTGCGCCCGCAGCGGCGCCGACGTCCGGCGGCTCCTCGCCGACCGGATCGAGGCCGGCGCCGGGTTCGATGAGCCGGAGCACTGGGTCGGCTGCCCGCGGCGGTGCGGCAGTCCCCCGGGCGCGACGGTCCGCGTGCTCGGCGGGCAGTAG
- a CDS encoding Xaa-Pro peptidase family protein, protein MAHGPASRFDSDVYARRLARAAELTVNAGLDALVVGTGPDLRYLTGAVADTFERLTALVIPASSPPRLIAPRMELATLRDSAIGDLRLAVHDWVDGDDPYALALDGLGDDAALAVSDALPALHVIPLGERTSVPIRLATPVLREMRMIKDDAEIAELRAAGAAIDRVHARMGEWLRPGRTEAAVAADIAAAIVAEGHHEAEFVIVGSGPNGADPHHEQSPRLIGPDDIVVIDIGGPVGAGYNSDSTRTYCFGEPPGQIGAAVAVLERAQAAAVAAARPGATAESIDAAARSVLAEAGLAGNFIHRTGHGIGLSVHEEPYIVEGNDLVLRPGMAFSVEPGIYFPGQWGARIEDIVVITDDGAESLNTRPHGLTRL, encoded by the coding sequence ATGGCTCACGGTCCCGCCTCCCGATTCGATTCCGACGTCTACGCGCGACGGCTGGCCCGCGCCGCGGAGCTGACCGTGAACGCCGGGCTGGACGCGCTCGTCGTCGGCACCGGCCCGGACCTGCGGTACCTGACCGGGGCGGTCGCCGACACCTTCGAGCGGCTCACCGCCCTGGTGATCCCGGCGTCGTCTCCGCCCCGGCTCATCGCACCGCGGATGGAGCTGGCGACGCTGCGCGATTCGGCGATCGGCGACCTGCGACTCGCGGTGCACGACTGGGTCGACGGCGACGACCCGTACGCCCTCGCGCTCGACGGGCTCGGCGATGACGCCGCGCTCGCCGTCTCCGACGCCCTCCCCGCGCTGCACGTGATCCCGCTGGGCGAGCGCACTAGCGTACCCATCCGGCTCGCGACGCCGGTGCTGCGTGAGATGCGGATGATCAAGGACGACGCCGAGATCGCCGAGCTGCGCGCCGCCGGTGCCGCCATCGACCGGGTGCACGCCCGGATGGGCGAGTGGCTGCGGCCCGGCCGGACCGAGGCGGCGGTGGCCGCCGACATCGCCGCCGCGATCGTCGCCGAGGGCCACCACGAGGCCGAATTCGTGATCGTCGGCTCCGGCCCGAACGGCGCCGACCCGCACCACGAGCAGTCGCCGCGGCTGATCGGACCCGACGACATCGTGGTGATCGACATCGGCGGCCCGGTCGGCGCGGGCTACAACTCCGACAGCACCCGGACCTACTGCTTCGGCGAGCCGCCCGGCCAGATCGGCGCGGCCGTCGCCGTGCTCGAGCGGGCACAGGCCGCGGCGGTGGCGGCCGCGCGCCCCGGCGCGACCGCGGAGAGCATCGATGCCGCCGCGCGATCGGTCCTGGCGGAAGCGGGCCTGGCCGGGAACTTCATCCACCGCACCGGACACGGCATCGGCCTGTCCGTGCACGAGGAGCCCTACATCGTCGAGGGCAACGACCTGGTGCTTCGCCCGGGTATGGCGTTCTCGGTGGAACCGGGGATCTACTTCCCGGGGCAGTGGGGCGCCCGGATCGAGGACATCGTCGTGATCACCGACGACGGCGCCGAGTCGCTGAACACCCGCCCGCACGGGCTCACCCGGCTGTGA
- a CDS encoding DUF4333 domain-containing protein: MTTPNDPQQPSPWGRPPGPPRHGQPQPGPPPQPGPPRPGPGYGPPAYGPPPGQRPAPGPAPYGAPAPGQRPPTGPQYGAPPQVPGRHGGPPVPPGYPPQGPPPQGPPAQGPAPQYGEPRPGRRRAPEPADGQTAIVSTGAHEYGPIDGQTSVVPAAVGDYGTQALENPAAAPGDTGTESAAPAPKRRSRKVLWIVLAVVIVIVAALVALSAFVWPGWGTKTLSQDALQRGVHQVLTDKNSASGYGLDDVKDVSCPSGKKVRKGETFTCSVSVGGQNKLVTVRVTDNDGTYEVSKPAN; this comes from the coding sequence GTGACCACCCCGAACGACCCCCAGCAGCCGTCCCCCTGGGGCCGGCCGCCCGGCCCTCCCCGGCACGGACAGCCGCAGCCCGGTCCGCCGCCGCAGCCGGGCCCGCCGCGACCGGGTCCCGGATACGGTCCGCCCGCATACGGCCCGCCGCCCGGGCAGCGGCCCGCGCCCGGGCCGGCACCGTACGGTGCACCGGCGCCCGGTCAGCGTCCGCCGACCGGGCCCCAGTACGGTGCGCCGCCGCAGGTGCCGGGCCGCCACGGTGGTCCCCCCGTCCCTCCCGGTTACCCGCCGCAGGGACCGCCGCCACAGGGGCCGCCCGCGCAGGGGCCGGCACCGCAGTACGGCGAGCCGCGTCCGGGCCGCCGACGGGCGCCGGAGCCGGCCGATGGCCAGACCGCGATCGTCTCGACCGGAGCACACGAGTACGGCCCGATCGACGGTCAGACCTCGGTCGTGCCGGCCGCCGTGGGCGACTACGGAACGCAGGCGCTGGAGAACCCGGCGGCCGCTCCCGGCGACACCGGCACCGAATCGGCGGCGCCCGCCCCGAAGCGGCGGTCCCGCAAGGTGCTGTGGATCGTGCTGGCGGTCGTGATCGTCATCGTCGCGGCCCTGGTGGCGCTGTCGGCGTTCGTGTGGCCCGGTTGGGGGACCAAGACGCTCTCGCAGGACGCCTTGCAGAGGGGCGTCCACCAGGTGCTCACCGACAAGAACTCGGCGTCGGGCTACGGCCTGGACGACGTGAAGGACGTGAGCTGCCCGTCCGGCAAGAAGGTACGCAAGGGCGAGACCTTCACCTGCTCGGTCTCCGTCGGCGGCCAGAACAAACTGGTCACCGTTCGCGTCACCGACAACGACGGCACCTACGAGGTCTCCAAGCCCGCGAACTAA
- the cbiE gene encoding precorrin-6y C5,15-methyltransferase (decarboxylating) subunit CbiE, with protein sequence MTHFVVVGIGADGWDGLSHHAQAELESAETIYGSGRQLALLPDRLAAQTIPWASPMSEHLDRLIAGDGDDTVHLLASGDPMFHGLAASVVRRVGPENVTVFGSSSSVSLAAARLGWDLARTGVRSLVTGDPEVLIPALTDGARLLVLSRGADSPGLIADLLRRKGFGSSSMTVLGDLGGVDESIVTGHAHSWDVGDIPALNIVALECAGPALSNAPGRPDADYAHDGQLTKQPIRALTVCALAPAEGQMLWDIGAGSGSIAIEWLRQTRSGRATAFEADLVRAARIELNAREHGVADRLTIAGSVPGALGGAPDPDTIFAGGGLDADVLESCWAALESGGRLVANAVTLETERLLVAAHAEYGGELIRLSLERAGALGTMTTWRPSLPVVQWVVTR encoded by the coding sequence ATGACACACTTCGTGGTGGTCGGGATCGGCGCGGACGGCTGGGACGGTTTGAGCCATCACGCGCAGGCCGAGCTGGAGAGCGCCGAGACGATCTACGGATCCGGGCGCCAGCTGGCGCTGCTGCCGGATCGTCTTGCGGCGCAGACGATTCCGTGGGCGTCGCCGATGTCGGAGCACCTGGACCGGCTCATCGCCGGCGACGGTGACGACACCGTGCACCTCCTCGCCAGCGGTGATCCGATGTTTCACGGGCTCGCGGCGAGCGTGGTGCGGCGCGTCGGACCGGAGAACGTCACGGTGTTCGGATCGTCGTCATCGGTGTCCCTGGCGGCGGCCCGGCTCGGCTGGGATCTGGCCCGGACGGGCGTGCGCAGCCTCGTCACCGGAGACCCGGAGGTGCTGATCCCCGCGCTGACCGACGGGGCCCGCCTGCTGGTGCTCTCGCGGGGTGCGGATTCGCCCGGCCTGATCGCGGATCTGCTGCGGCGCAAGGGTTTCGGGTCGTCGTCGATGACGGTCCTCGGTGACCTGGGCGGGGTGGACGAGTCGATCGTCACCGGTCACGCCCACAGCTGGGACGTCGGTGACATACCGGCCCTCAACATCGTGGCACTCGAGTGCGCGGGGCCCGCGCTGTCGAACGCGCCGGGGCGCCCGGACGCCGACTACGCGCACGACGGCCAGCTGACCAAACAACCGATCCGAGCCCTGACGGTGTGCGCACTCGCTCCCGCCGAGGGCCAGATGCTCTGGGACATCGGCGCCGGTTCGGGCAGCATCGCGATCGAATGGCTGCGGCAGACCCGGTCCGGGCGGGCGACCGCCTTCGAAGCCGACCTGGTACGGGCCGCGCGCATCGAGCTCAACGCCCGCGAGCACGGCGTCGCCGACCGCCTCACGATCGCGGGTTCGGTACCGGGCGCCCTCGGCGGCGCGCCCGACCCGGACACGATCTTCGCCGGGGGCGGCCTCGACGCCGATGTCCTCGAAAGCTGCTGGGCGGCACTCGAATCCGGCGGCCGCCTGGTCGCGAACGCGGTGACCCTGGAGACCGAGCGGCTTCTGGTCGCCGCGCACGCCGAGTACGGCGGCGAGCTGATCCGGCTGAGTCTGGAACGGGCCGGCGCGCTGGGCACGATGACCACCTGGCGGCCGTCGCTGCCGGTGGTGCAGTGGGTGGTGACCCGGTGA
- a CDS encoding precorrin-2 C(20)-methyltransferase codes for MSTPGRLYGVGLGPGDPELVTVKAARLISAAPVVAYHCARHGNSIARSVADPYLRDGQIEERLMYPLTVETTDHPGGYAGAMADFYTESAELLAGHLAAGRDVVLLAEGDPLFFSSYMHMHKRLADRFDAEIVPGVTSVSGASAALGIPLVEGEETLTVLPGTAEHDELVTHIRSGEALAVMKLGRTFGKVRDALAQAGRLDEAWYVERASTARQRVERVIDVDPESVPYFSLVVVPGRRNNPLAGSVLSTRSSANASDRLKELGQPPTPPDQPLDQPAPPDEPLDQPAPPDELRGQPVEPGEPLQQPAPPKQLRQQPSPPDQLREQPAPPDQPRQQPAPLQRPAPPDELPGQPVEPDEPLGEVRVETTLTTGEPSRTTGQVTVVGLGPGPSDQTTPQVTAALAEATDLVGYTTYLKRLTPHPGQRVHATDNRVEVERAAFALDLAARGARVAVVSSGDPGVFAMATAVAEVAAEPAWRHVPVRVLPGVSAAQAVAAAVGAPLGHDFAVFSLSDLLKPWSVIEQRIRAAIAADLVFAVYNPASSKRTEQILAFQALLDALVPPGRVLIQGRDVGGPGERLRLLTVAEFDPSTVDMRTLLIVGSSQTRIVRRPGGDLAYTPRSYPDHA; via the coding sequence GTGAGCACGCCCGGACGGCTGTACGGCGTCGGACTCGGCCCGGGCGACCCCGAGCTCGTCACCGTCAAGGCCGCGCGCCTCATCTCCGCGGCTCCGGTGGTCGCCTATCACTGTGCGCGCCACGGTAATTCGATCGCACGGTCGGTCGCGGACCCGTATCTGCGCGATGGGCAGATCGAAGAGCGGCTGATGTATCCGCTCACCGTGGAGACCACCGACCACCCCGGCGGCTACGCCGGCGCGATGGCCGACTTCTATACCGAGAGCGCCGAACTGCTCGCCGGGCATCTCGCCGCCGGGCGCGACGTGGTGCTGCTCGCCGAGGGCGACCCGCTGTTCTTCTCGTCGTACATGCACATGCACAAGCGGCTGGCCGACCGGTTCGACGCCGAGATCGTGCCCGGGGTGACGTCCGTCAGCGGCGCGTCGGCCGCCCTGGGGATTCCGCTGGTCGAGGGCGAAGAGACGCTGACCGTGCTCCCCGGCACCGCCGAGCACGACGAGCTGGTGACCCACATCCGCTCGGGCGAGGCGCTGGCGGTGATGAAGCTGGGGCGCACCTTCGGCAAGGTCCGCGACGCCCTCGCCCAGGCCGGGCGGCTCGACGAGGCCTGGTACGTCGAGCGCGCCTCCACCGCGCGCCAGCGCGTCGAGCGGGTGATCGACGTCGACCCGGAGTCGGTGCCGTACTTCTCGCTCGTCGTGGTCCCGGGCCGCCGGAACAATCCGCTGGCCGGTTCGGTCCTTTCGACACGCTCCTCGGCTAACGCCTCGGACCGGCTCAAGGAGCTTGGACAGCCCCCCACCCCGCCGGACCAGCCGCTAGACCAACCCGCCCCGCCGGACGAGCCGCTAGACCAGCCCGCCCCGCCGGACGAGCTGCGTGGACAGCCCGTTGAACCCGGCGAGCCGCTACAACAGCCCGCACCGCCGAAGCAGCTCCGACAACAGCCCTCACCGCCGGACCAGCTGCGTGAACAGCCCGCCCCTCCGGACCAGCCACGACAACAGCCCGCCCCGCTACAACGGCCCGCACCGCCGGACGAGTTGCCTGGACAGCCCGTTGAGCCGGACGAGCCGCTAGGCGAAGTCCGTGTCGAAACGACCCTCACGACCGGGGAACCGTCTCGCACGACCGGCCAGGTGACCGTCGTCGGTCTCGGTCCCGGCCCGTCCGACCAGACGACGCCCCAGGTCACCGCCGCACTCGCCGAGGCCACCGACCTGGTCGGCTACACGACCTACCTGAAACGCCTCACCCCGCACCCCGGGCAGCGGGTGCACGCCACCGACAACCGGGTCGAGGTCGAGCGCGCCGCGTTCGCGCTGGACCTCGCCGCGCGCGGCGCGCGGGTCGCCGTCGTCTCCTCGGGCGACCCCGGGGTCTTCGCGATGGCCACCGCCGTCGCCGAGGTCGCCGCGGAACCGGCCTGGCGGCATGTGCCCGTCCGGGTGCTGCCCGGAGTGAGCGCCGCCCAGGCCGTCGCCGCCGCGGTGGGCGCTCCCCTCGGGCACGACTTCGCCGTCTTCTCCCTCTCCGACCTGCTCAAACCCTGGTCGGTGATCGAGCAGCGGATCCGCGCGGCGATCGCCGCCGACCTCGTCTTCGCGGTCTACAACCCGGCGTCGAGCAAACGCACCGAGCAGATCCTCGCCTTCCAGGCCTTGCTCGACGCCCTCGTCCCGCCCGGCCGGGTGCTGATCCAGGGCCGCGACGTCGGCGGCCCCGGCGAGCGCCTGCGCCTGCTGACCGTCGCCGAGTTCGACCCGTCGACCGTGGACATGCGGACCCTGCTAATCGTGGGCTCGTCGCAGACCCGGATCGTCCGGCGCCCCGGCGGTGACCTGGCCTATACGCCGCGGAGCTATCCGGACCACGCCTGA